A region from the Paenibacillus humicola genome encodes:
- the aroA gene encoding 3-phosphoshikimate 1-carboxyvinyltransferase, with the protein MDVIVTPTPVLKGEIQALSSKNYTTRYLLVAALAEGTSTIHYPAHSEDSDAMRRCIRDLGAVIEEDETKIVVTGFGRSPRDVKELDVGNAGAVLRFLMAVAALCPGVTFINRYPDSLGKRPHDDLIDALGQLGVEVDHNEGRLPITIRGGRPKGGKIRVSGSVSSQYLSALLFLTPLLNEDSEIEVLNDLKSKVVIGQTLEVLEQAGIVVEASEDLMFYRVPGRQRYQAKNYIVQGDYPGSAAILAAAAVTQSDVTVHRLEANSRQGERAIIDVLRTMEVPLTQENGIVRVKGNGRLKALEFDGDKATDAVLAMVAAAVFAEGTSRFYDVENLRYKECDRITDYLNELRKAGANVEERQSEIIVHGRPEGVEGGVEINAHYDHRVIMALTVVGLRAKSPIRIRDAHHVAKSYPQYFDHLKALGANVEWAD; encoded by the coding sequence ATGGATGTAATCGTAACGCCGACACCGGTGCTGAAGGGCGAAATTCAAGCGCTCTCTTCCAAAAACTACACGACTCGTTACCTGCTCGTCGCGGCGCTGGCGGAAGGGACGAGCACGATTCATTATCCCGCTCACAGTGAGGACAGCGACGCGATGCGCCGCTGCATCCGCGATCTCGGCGCCGTTATCGAAGAGGACGAGACGAAGATCGTGGTGACCGGCTTCGGACGCTCGCCGAGGGACGTTAAGGAGCTGGACGTCGGCAATGCCGGCGCCGTGCTCCGCTTCCTGATGGCGGTCGCCGCCCTCTGCCCCGGCGTCACGTTCATCAACCGCTACCCCGACTCGCTCGGTAAACGTCCGCACGACGACCTGATCGATGCGCTCGGCCAGCTTGGCGTCGAGGTGGACCATAACGAGGGACGGCTGCCGATCACGATTCGCGGCGGACGTCCGAAAGGCGGCAAAATTCGCGTATCCGGCAGCGTCAGCTCGCAATATTTAAGCGCGCTCCTGTTTCTCACTCCGCTGCTGAACGAGGACAGCGAAATCGAGGTGCTGAACGACCTGAAATCGAAGGTGGTCATCGGGCAGACGCTGGAGGTGCTGGAGCAGGCCGGCATCGTGGTGGAAGCGAGCGAGGACCTGATGTTCTATCGCGTTCCCGGCCGTCAGCGCTATCAGGCGAAAAACTATATCGTGCAGGGCGACTACCCGGGATCGGCCGCCATTTTGGCCGCTGCCGCCGTGACGCAGTCCGACGTAACGGTGCATCGTCTCGAAGCGAACAGCCGGCAGGGCGAGCGCGCGATCATCGACGTTCTCCGTACGATGGAAGTGCCGCTGACGCAGGAGAACGGCATCGTCCGCGTAAAAGGGAACGGCCGGCTCAAGGCGCTGGAGTTCGACGGAGACAAGGCGACGGACGCCGTGCTGGCGATGGTGGCGGCGGCGGTATTTGCCGAAGGCACCTCGCGTTTCTATGATGTCGAGAATTTGCGTTATAAGGAATGCGACCGGATCACGGATTACTTGAACGAGCTGCGTAAAGCCGGCGCCAATGTCGAGGAGCGCCAAAGCGAAATTATCGTGCACGGACGTCCCGAGGGCGTCGAGGGCGGCGTCGAAATCAACGCGCATTACGATCACCGGGTCATTATGGCGCTGACGGTCGTCGGCCTGCGCGCGAAGTCTCCCATTCGAATTCGCGACGCCCACCATGTGGCGAAATCGTACCCGCAGTATTTTGATCATTTGAAGGCGCTGGGCGCGAACGTCGAGTGGGCCGATTAA
- a CDS encoding CoA-binding protein, which produces MAFGNPSREEIKRILEETQTIAVVGLSDKPDRASYMVAEAMQAKGYRIIPVNPNAETILGEKSYASLKEIPEKVDIVDVFRRSEHTPEVAAEASAIGAKVFWLQLGVYNEEAAEIAARGGLKVVMDRCIKVEDSILLPHGKPKS; this is translated from the coding sequence ATGGCATTTGGAAACCCTTCGAGAGAAGAAATCAAGCGGATTTTGGAAGAAACGCAAACAATAGCCGTCGTCGGCCTGTCCGACAAGCCGGACCGCGCTTCCTACATGGTCGCGGAGGCGATGCAGGCGAAAGGATACCGGATCATCCCGGTCAACCCGAACGCGGAGACGATCCTGGGCGAGAAAAGCTATGCGTCGCTGAAAGAGATTCCGGAGAAGGTCGATATCGTCGACGTGTTCCGGCGCAGCGAGCATACGCCGGAAGTAGCCGCGGAAGCGTCTGCGATCGGGGCGAAAGTTTTTTGGCTGCAGCTTGGCGTTTATAACGAGGAAGCGGCGGAAATCGCGGCCCGCGGCGGGCTGAAGGTCGTCATGGACCGCTGCATCAAAGTTGAAGATTCGATCCTGCTGCCGCATGGAAAACCCAAATCCTGA
- a CDS encoding glucose PTS transporter subunit IIA, giving the protein MNMMGHLQQLGRSLMLPTIVLPGAAVFLSLSALPWASMGLPSVQTHLHTAGMALFTFLPYLFAFGVAMGMTSNAGAAGLAALAGMFIYTGIINASHYELEPTVFTGVIIGLFASIFNEKFKSIKLPEYIQFFGGPRFVPLIVSLFSALWAMIMVQIAPALHNSLIALGDIVSSGGGFGVFLFGFVLRILVVFGLHHLVSHVFWFQVGGYTLPNGQVVFGDLPRFFAGDPTAGAFMAGLYPTMMFALPAIAFAIIDEAREDLKPKIRKTFLVAALSSFLTGVTEPIEFAFLFVAPYLFIVHALLSGLMMWFTYELGIRDGFSFSAGALDFLVNEHLATKGWLLIPIGIVFGLIYYVLFRWAIRRFQIPTPGREEGSQLDEWAGDIPYRAPLILEAIGGKENIVQMEACITRLRLKVSNERLIDIDSLKALGAAGVIRLGGGNVQIVFGTYSELIREEMDKAIRRDQSRVLFNAPVQGRMMPLTEVPDPIFAGKLVGDGVAFMPERGELVAPVGGKVIHVYPSMHAVGIRTPEGLDVLLHIGIDTSQLKGKGFKALVKEGDAVVPGQLLITFDLNTVRKGGKSLATPMVITNSERVSSWSFAPFKTVKRGQASVMSVVLKERSGGEKP; this is encoded by the coding sequence ATCAATATGATGGGGCACCTGCAGCAGCTCGGGAGATCGCTCATGCTGCCGACCATCGTGCTGCCCGGCGCCGCGGTCTTTCTCAGCCTGAGCGCGCTGCCCTGGGCCAGCATGGGACTGCCGAGCGTCCAAACCCATCTCCATACGGCGGGCATGGCCCTGTTTACCTTCCTGCCTTATTTATTCGCATTCGGCGTCGCCATGGGCATGACGAGCAATGCGGGCGCGGCGGGACTGGCCGCGCTGGCCGGCATGTTCATCTATACGGGCATCATTAATGCCAGTCATTACGAGCTGGAACCGACCGTTTTTACCGGCGTCATTATCGGCTTGTTCGCAAGTATTTTCAATGAGAAGTTTAAATCGATCAAGCTTCCCGAATATATTCAATTTTTCGGCGGGCCGCGGTTTGTGCCGCTGATTGTCAGCCTGTTCTCCGCCCTGTGGGCCATGATTATGGTCCAGATTGCGCCGGCCCTCCATAACTCGCTTATTGCGCTCGGCGACATCGTATCGTCCGGAGGCGGCTTCGGCGTCTTTCTGTTCGGTTTCGTGCTGCGCATTCTGGTCGTATTCGGCCTGCATCATCTCGTCAGCCACGTCTTCTGGTTTCAGGTCGGGGGGTACACGCTGCCGAACGGCCAGGTGGTATTCGGCGATTTGCCGCGATTTTTCGCCGGCGATCCGACCGCAGGCGCTTTTATGGCCGGCCTGTATCCGACGATGATGTTTGCGCTGCCGGCGATTGCGTTCGCCATCATTGACGAGGCGCGCGAGGATTTAAAGCCGAAAATCCGCAAAACGTTCCTGGTGGCGGCGCTTTCGTCGTTTCTGACCGGCGTAACCGAGCCGATCGAGTTCGCTTTTCTGTTCGTTGCGCCGTATTTGTTTATCGTCCATGCGCTGCTGTCCGGCCTCATGATGTGGTTCACCTACGAGCTCGGCATCCGGGACGGCTTCTCGTTCTCGGCCGGGGCGCTCGATTTTCTCGTCAACGAGCATCTGGCGACGAAAGGCTGGCTGCTCATCCCGATCGGCATCGTGTTCGGCCTGATCTATTACGTGCTCTTCCGGTGGGCGATCCGCAGATTCCAAATTCCGACGCCGGGCCGCGAGGAAGGCTCCCAGCTCGACGAATGGGCCGGCGACATTCCGTACCGGGCGCCGCTTATTTTGGAGGCGATCGGCGGTAAGGAGAACATCGTCCAAATGGAAGCGTGTATTACGAGACTGAGGCTGAAGGTGAGCAACGAGCGGCTGATCGACATCGACTCGCTGAAAGCGCTCGGGGCGGCGGGCGTCATCCGGCTAGGCGGGGGCAACGTGCAGATCGTGTTCGGCACTTATTCCGAGCTGATCCGCGAGGAGATGGACAAGGCGATCCGCCGCGACCAGTCGCGCGTCCTGTTCAACGCGCCGGTACAGGGGCGGATGATGCCGCTGACCGAGGTGCCGGACCCGATCTTCGCCGGCAAGCTGGTCGGCGACGGCGTCGCGTTCATGCCGGAGCGGGGCGAGCTGGTGGCGCCGGTCGGCGGCAAAGTGATTCACGTTTACCCGTCGATGCACGCGGTCGGCATCCGCACGCCGGAAGGGCTTGACGTGCTGCTGCACATCGGCATCGATACCTCGCAGCTGAAGGGGAAGGGCTTCAAGGCGCTCGTGAAGGAAGGCGATGCGGTCGTCCCCGGGCAGCTGCTGATCACCTTCGACTTAAACACGGTGCGCAAAGGCGGCAAATCGCTTGCGACGCCGATGGTCATTACGAATTCGGAGCGGGTCAGCTCCTGGAGCTTTGCGCCGTTTAAAACGGTCAAGCGCGGGCAGGCTTCGGTCATGTCGGTCGTGCTGAAAGAGAGAAGCGGAGGGGAGAAACCGTGA